A region of Coccinella septempunctata chromosome 5, icCocSept1.1, whole genome shotgun sequence DNA encodes the following proteins:
- the LOC123312731 gene encoding peroxisomal acyl-coenzyme A oxidase 3 isoform X2, which yields MKNFVHNMKEHHIEDMPSGPLDFYRNQATFDWKAMKMIFEENKQCLNIKMNLWKTLSIDPVFSRSRQTPTTEEFKRIAAKRLHHYMNLNFFPSNISNLPYTERLRLMMAVNEAFGIAFPDVSMKHAIGVGLVRNALATMGTERHKHFLDALWSSKVVACFILTEVAHGSNTKQMKTTATFDKNTQEFVINTPDFLAAKCWSGNLGKTATLGIVFAQLIANDQNYGLHAFVVPLRDPKTLLPYPGLIIGDMGEKIGLHGIDNGFVIFKNFRIPKENLLNRTGDITHEGIYESSFSEPGKILGAVLENLSLGRLGIIQGSVNTLIKAVTIAVRYAAVRQQFSDNGNGYENAIIEYPLHQWRLFPYVAAASVFKIFINSFTNDYLNAVEKTSNSERLEEVNNLVSEIHSIVSAAKALITWTTRDAIQECREACGGHGYLKDSGLGDLRSDHDPTVTYEGDNNVLQQQSSNWLLKQWNNIISNKKTCSPLSSAEFFNNYIEIQCNQYGTKESLKNLKCITECYEWLITYLVDDISNEMEILDRQGHSRFAARNYVQVYRSRVMSRAYAELNVMRCFEKRIQFIQHDLRDVLNKLGVLYGLLNLEQHIAYFYLGGFCEGPSMTRDLKNGILDLCQELKPNILAMVDALAPPDFVINSILGYADGQLYKHLQESFFNFDQCLDRPDWWKEVIIEGAPDFTQRKSKL from the exons ATGAAGAATTTCGTTCACAATATGAAGGAGCATCACATTGAGGATATGCCATCTGGCCCTTTGGACTTTTATAGAAACCAGGCAACGTTCGACTGGAAAGCAATGAAGatgattttcgaagaaaacaaGCAATGTCTGAACATCAAA ATGAACTTATGGAAGACATTGAGTATCGACCCAGTATTTTCAAGATCGAGACAAACTCCCACCACAGAGGAATTCAAGAGAATCGCCGCTAAAAGACTTCATCACtatatgaatttgaatttttttccgtcAAACATTTCGAATTTGCCATACACGGAGAGGTTGAGACTCATGATGGCCGTAAATGAAGCATTTGGAATCGCTTTTCCTGATGTTTCTATGAAACATGCCATAGGCGTTGGTCTAGTGAGGAATGCTTTAGCTACAATGGGAACAGAAAGACATAAACATTTCTTAGACGCGCTATGGAGTTCAAAG GTTGTAGCCTGCTTTATTCTCACTGAGGTAGCACATGGAAGTAACACGAAACAAATGAAAACAACAGCAACTTTCGACAAAAACACCCAAGAATTTGTAATTAACACTCCTGACTTTCTAGCTGCTAAGTGCTGGAGTGGTAATTTGGGCAAAACTGCAACATTGGGAATTGTTTTTGCTCAACTCATAGCGAATGATCAAAATTATGGACTTCATGCATTCGTTGTACCTTTAAGAGATCCGAAAACCCTTCTTCCTTACCCGGGATTAATAATAGGAGACATGGGAGAGAAAATTGGTCTTCATGGCATAGATAATGG GTTTGTTATATTCAAGAACTTCAGAATACCAAAGGAGAATCTTCTTAACCGAACCGGTGATATTACCCATGAAGGTATTTACGAAAGCAGTTTTTCTGAACCTGGGAAAATTCTAGGGGCAGTTTTGGAAAACTTATCTCTAGGTCGTCTAGGAATCATACAAGGAAGTGTTAACACTTTAATAAAAGCAGTTACAATTGCGGTAAGGTACGCGGCGGTTCGCCAGCAATTTTCTGACAACGGAAATGGTTATGAAAATGCAATAATTGAATATCCGTTGCAC CAATGGAGATTGTTTCCCTATGTAGCGGCAGCTtcagtttttaaaattttcatcaattcgtTCACGAACGATTATTTGaatgctgttgaaaaaacaagcAACTCAGAAAGATTAGAAGAAGTT AACAATTTAGTATCAGAAATACATTCAATAGTCAGTGCTGCCAAAGCTTTAATAACATGGACAACCAGAGATGCTATACAAGAATGTCGAGAAGCTTGTGGGGGACACGGCTATCTAAAAGATTCTGGACTTGGCGATTTGAGGAGTGATCATGATCCAACCGTTACTTATGAAGGAGACAATAATGTCCTTCAACAACAATCCTCCAATTGGCTACTAAAGCAATGGAACAATATAATTAGCAACAAAAAAACCTGTTCTCCTTTGTCTTCTGCCGAGTTTTTCAATAACTATATCGAGATTCAATGTAATCAATATGGAACTAAAGAAAGCCTCAAAAACTTGAAAT gcATAACGGAGTGTTATGAATGGCTTATTACTTATTTGGTAGACGACATCTCGAACGAAATGGAGATCCTTGATCGACAAGGGCATTCCAGATTTGCAGCCAGAAACTATGTCCAG GTCTATCGCAGTAGGGTTATGTCGAGAGCATATGCAGAATTGAACGTCATGAGATGTTTCGAAAAaagaattcaattcattcagcATGACCTACGTGATGTCCTGAACAAATTAGGTGTCCTATATGGTTTGCTCAATCTAGAACAACATATCGCTTATTTTTACCTGGGTGGATTTTGCGAAGGACCTAGCATGACACGTGATTTGAAGAATGGAATCCTCGATCTCTGTCAAGAATTGAAACCGAATATTTTAGCGATGGTGGATGCTTTAGCTCCCCCCGATTTTGTTATTAATTCCATTTTGGGATATGCCGACGGTCAA TTATATAAACATCTTCAAGAGAGTTTCTTCAACTTTGATCAGTGCTTAGATAGGCCAGATTGGTGGAAAGAAGTCATAATAGAAGGTGCTCCGGATTTCACTCAACGGAAAAGTAAATTGTAA
- the LOC123312731 gene encoding peroxisomal acyl-coenzyme A oxidase 3 isoform X1 yields MKNFVHNMKEHHIEDMPSGPLDFYRNQATFDWKAMKMIFEENKQCLNIKVGISFQMNLWKTLSIDPVFSRSRQTPTTEEFKRIAAKRLHHYMNLNFFPSNISNLPYTERLRLMMAVNEAFGIAFPDVSMKHAIGVGLVRNALATMGTERHKHFLDALWSSKVVACFILTEVAHGSNTKQMKTTATFDKNTQEFVINTPDFLAAKCWSGNLGKTATLGIVFAQLIANDQNYGLHAFVVPLRDPKTLLPYPGLIIGDMGEKIGLHGIDNGFVIFKNFRIPKENLLNRTGDITHEGIYESSFSEPGKILGAVLENLSLGRLGIIQGSVNTLIKAVTIAVRYAAVRQQFSDNGNGYENAIIEYPLHQWRLFPYVAAASVFKIFINSFTNDYLNAVEKTSNSERLEEVNNLVSEIHSIVSAAKALITWTTRDAIQECREACGGHGYLKDSGLGDLRSDHDPTVTYEGDNNVLQQQSSNWLLKQWNNIISNKKTCSPLSSAEFFNNYIEIQCNQYGTKESLKNLKCITECYEWLITYLVDDISNEMEILDRQGHSRFAARNYVQVYRSRVMSRAYAELNVMRCFEKRIQFIQHDLRDVLNKLGVLYGLLNLEQHIAYFYLGGFCEGPSMTRDLKNGILDLCQELKPNILAMVDALAPPDFVINSILGYADGQLYKHLQESFFNFDQCLDRPDWWKEVIIEGAPDFTQRKSKL; encoded by the exons ATGAAGAATTTCGTTCACAATATGAAGGAGCATCACATTGAGGATATGCCATCTGGCCCTTTGGACTTTTATAGAAACCAGGCAACGTTCGACTGGAAAGCAATGAAGatgattttcgaagaaaacaaGCAATGTCTGAACATCAAAGTTGGTATTTCTTTTCAA ATGAACTTATGGAAGACATTGAGTATCGACCCAGTATTTTCAAGATCGAGACAAACTCCCACCACAGAGGAATTCAAGAGAATCGCCGCTAAAAGACTTCATCACtatatgaatttgaatttttttccgtcAAACATTTCGAATTTGCCATACACGGAGAGGTTGAGACTCATGATGGCCGTAAATGAAGCATTTGGAATCGCTTTTCCTGATGTTTCTATGAAACATGCCATAGGCGTTGGTCTAGTGAGGAATGCTTTAGCTACAATGGGAACAGAAAGACATAAACATTTCTTAGACGCGCTATGGAGTTCAAAG GTTGTAGCCTGCTTTATTCTCACTGAGGTAGCACATGGAAGTAACACGAAACAAATGAAAACAACAGCAACTTTCGACAAAAACACCCAAGAATTTGTAATTAACACTCCTGACTTTCTAGCTGCTAAGTGCTGGAGTGGTAATTTGGGCAAAACTGCAACATTGGGAATTGTTTTTGCTCAACTCATAGCGAATGATCAAAATTATGGACTTCATGCATTCGTTGTACCTTTAAGAGATCCGAAAACCCTTCTTCCTTACCCGGGATTAATAATAGGAGACATGGGAGAGAAAATTGGTCTTCATGGCATAGATAATGG GTTTGTTATATTCAAGAACTTCAGAATACCAAAGGAGAATCTTCTTAACCGAACCGGTGATATTACCCATGAAGGTATTTACGAAAGCAGTTTTTCTGAACCTGGGAAAATTCTAGGGGCAGTTTTGGAAAACTTATCTCTAGGTCGTCTAGGAATCATACAAGGAAGTGTTAACACTTTAATAAAAGCAGTTACAATTGCGGTAAGGTACGCGGCGGTTCGCCAGCAATTTTCTGACAACGGAAATGGTTATGAAAATGCAATAATTGAATATCCGTTGCAC CAATGGAGATTGTTTCCCTATGTAGCGGCAGCTtcagtttttaaaattttcatcaattcgtTCACGAACGATTATTTGaatgctgttgaaaaaacaagcAACTCAGAAAGATTAGAAGAAGTT AACAATTTAGTATCAGAAATACATTCAATAGTCAGTGCTGCCAAAGCTTTAATAACATGGACAACCAGAGATGCTATACAAGAATGTCGAGAAGCTTGTGGGGGACACGGCTATCTAAAAGATTCTGGACTTGGCGATTTGAGGAGTGATCATGATCCAACCGTTACTTATGAAGGAGACAATAATGTCCTTCAACAACAATCCTCCAATTGGCTACTAAAGCAATGGAACAATATAATTAGCAACAAAAAAACCTGTTCTCCTTTGTCTTCTGCCGAGTTTTTCAATAACTATATCGAGATTCAATGTAATCAATATGGAACTAAAGAAAGCCTCAAAAACTTGAAAT gcATAACGGAGTGTTATGAATGGCTTATTACTTATTTGGTAGACGACATCTCGAACGAAATGGAGATCCTTGATCGACAAGGGCATTCCAGATTTGCAGCCAGAAACTATGTCCAG GTCTATCGCAGTAGGGTTATGTCGAGAGCATATGCAGAATTGAACGTCATGAGATGTTTCGAAAAaagaattcaattcattcagcATGACCTACGTGATGTCCTGAACAAATTAGGTGTCCTATATGGTTTGCTCAATCTAGAACAACATATCGCTTATTTTTACCTGGGTGGATTTTGCGAAGGACCTAGCATGACACGTGATTTGAAGAATGGAATCCTCGATCTCTGTCAAGAATTGAAACCGAATATTTTAGCGATGGTGGATGCTTTAGCTCCCCCCGATTTTGTTATTAATTCCATTTTGGGATATGCCGACGGTCAA TTATATAAACATCTTCAAGAGAGTTTCTTCAACTTTGATCAGTGCTTAGATAGGCCAGATTGGTGGAAAGAAGTCATAATAGAAGGTGCTCCGGATTTCACTCAACGGAAAAGTAAATTGTAA
- the LOC123312731 gene encoding peroxisomal acyl-coenzyme A oxidase 3 isoform X3, with the protein MEFKAAKCWSGNLGKTATLGIVFAQLIANDQNYGLHAFVVPLRDPKTLLPYPGLIIGDMGEKIGLHGIDNGFVIFKNFRIPKENLLNRTGDITHEGIYESSFSEPGKILGAVLENLSLGRLGIIQGSVNTLIKAVTIAVRYAAVRQQFSDNGNGYENAIIEYPLHQWRLFPYVAAASVFKIFINSFTNDYLNAVEKTSNSERLEEVNNLVSEIHSIVSAAKALITWTTRDAIQECREACGGHGYLKDSGLGDLRSDHDPTVTYEGDNNVLQQQSSNWLLKQWNNIISNKKTCSPLSSAEFFNNYIEIQCNQYGTKESLKNLKCITECYEWLITYLVDDISNEMEILDRQGHSRFAARNYVQVYRSRVMSRAYAELNVMRCFEKRIQFIQHDLRDVLNKLGVLYGLLNLEQHIAYFYLGGFCEGPSMTRDLKNGILDLCQELKPNILAMVDALAPPDFVINSILGYADGQLYKHLQESFFNFDQCLDRPDWWKEVIIEGAPDFTQRKSKL; encoded by the exons ATGGAGTTCAAAG CTGCTAAGTGCTGGAGTGGTAATTTGGGCAAAACTGCAACATTGGGAATTGTTTTTGCTCAACTCATAGCGAATGATCAAAATTATGGACTTCATGCATTCGTTGTACCTTTAAGAGATCCGAAAACCCTTCTTCCTTACCCGGGATTAATAATAGGAGACATGGGAGAGAAAATTGGTCTTCATGGCATAGATAATGG GTTTGTTATATTCAAGAACTTCAGAATACCAAAGGAGAATCTTCTTAACCGAACCGGTGATATTACCCATGAAGGTATTTACGAAAGCAGTTTTTCTGAACCTGGGAAAATTCTAGGGGCAGTTTTGGAAAACTTATCTCTAGGTCGTCTAGGAATCATACAAGGAAGTGTTAACACTTTAATAAAAGCAGTTACAATTGCGGTAAGGTACGCGGCGGTTCGCCAGCAATTTTCTGACAACGGAAATGGTTATGAAAATGCAATAATTGAATATCCGTTGCAC CAATGGAGATTGTTTCCCTATGTAGCGGCAGCTtcagtttttaaaattttcatcaattcgtTCACGAACGATTATTTGaatgctgttgaaaaaacaagcAACTCAGAAAGATTAGAAGAAGTT AACAATTTAGTATCAGAAATACATTCAATAGTCAGTGCTGCCAAAGCTTTAATAACATGGACAACCAGAGATGCTATACAAGAATGTCGAGAAGCTTGTGGGGGACACGGCTATCTAAAAGATTCTGGACTTGGCGATTTGAGGAGTGATCATGATCCAACCGTTACTTATGAAGGAGACAATAATGTCCTTCAACAACAATCCTCCAATTGGCTACTAAAGCAATGGAACAATATAATTAGCAACAAAAAAACCTGTTCTCCTTTGTCTTCTGCCGAGTTTTTCAATAACTATATCGAGATTCAATGTAATCAATATGGAACTAAAGAAAGCCTCAAAAACTTGAAAT gcATAACGGAGTGTTATGAATGGCTTATTACTTATTTGGTAGACGACATCTCGAACGAAATGGAGATCCTTGATCGACAAGGGCATTCCAGATTTGCAGCCAGAAACTATGTCCAG GTCTATCGCAGTAGGGTTATGTCGAGAGCATATGCAGAATTGAACGTCATGAGATGTTTCGAAAAaagaattcaattcattcagcATGACCTACGTGATGTCCTGAACAAATTAGGTGTCCTATATGGTTTGCTCAATCTAGAACAACATATCGCTTATTTTTACCTGGGTGGATTTTGCGAAGGACCTAGCATGACACGTGATTTGAAGAATGGAATCCTCGATCTCTGTCAAGAATTGAAACCGAATATTTTAGCGATGGTGGATGCTTTAGCTCCCCCCGATTTTGTTATTAATTCCATTTTGGGATATGCCGACGGTCAA TTATATAAACATCTTCAAGAGAGTTTCTTCAACTTTGATCAGTGCTTAGATAGGCCAGATTGGTGGAAAGAAGTCATAATAGAAGGTGCTCCGGATTTCACTCAACGGAAAAGTAAATTGTAA